ATCTGAGCGCGCATTCGGACTCCCCTGCCTGGCTATCCGCCGACGGAAGCCACGACACAGGCCTGTGGGAGCGCACTTTCGCCGACAGCGGTGCTGCTGCCGACACGGGCGCGCAGCCGGTCGAACCAGCGGGCGCCGATGCCGATGAGACGCCGGGGAAAGCCGATGAGGCACCGGGAAAAAAGACTGCCGTTGCAACGGCTGTGGGTGCCGTCCTCTCCCGTCTGGCGGACAGGGCAACACGAGCAGGGAAGGGCGCCGACAGTTCCGAGGCGGTTGCCGGTACCGGGTCCCCCGAGTCCGCAGAACGTGCAGAACGTGCAGAACGTGCAGACGATGACACTGTGCCCGCAGAGGCTGCAGACGATGACACTGTGACTGCAGAAGGTGACGCTGTAGCCGCGGAATCCGCACCCGAGCATGACGCCGTGCATGCGGAGGGCGCTGATGCTGACTCCCAGTCAACCGAAAGCGCCGGCGACAACCCGTCCGCCGAAAGTTCCGGCGTCGAAAGCACCGCGGACGAACCCGGGGACATGGAGGACGACGTGGAACTGCCGCCGGAACCGGTGGTAGTGGCCCCCGAGGAGCTGGAGCTGGAAGAGCCGTCCCTGGCCGAACCGGCACTGAGCAGTGACGCGGTGGAGGCCGCCGAGCTTGAGGACGTGGCTTCCGAAACAGCCGCCGTGGAGGCCAATGCCGCCGAAGCGGGCCGGCTTTCCGGTCTCGAGCCCGCTCCTGCCGGCGCAGAGATTCGGGTTGACCCCGCAGCTGAAGAAGCAGCCGAAACGGACCCCGAAGCCCCCGACGCGGCGCAGGCAGGACCGGGCTCGCCGGAGACCGGACGCGAAGAACCCGCGGCCGAAGAAGCCGTAGGCGAAGAACCCGCGGCCGAAGAAGCCGTAGGCGAAGAACCCGCAGCTGAAGAAGCCGTAGGCGAAGAACCCGCAGCTGAAGAAGTTGTAGGCGAAGAACCCGCGGCTGAAGAAGCTGCGGTCGAAGAACCCGCGGCTGAGGACACCGAGGAAGGGGCTGGGAATGCCCCGTCCGAAGCCCGGTCCGACGCCGGGCCGAAGGATGCACCCGGCCTGCTGCACGGAATCAATGCAGCGGCGCCCGTGACGGATGCCTTGCCGGCGCAGGACAAGGCTGAAGCCGAAGACACACCCGAGCCGGAGCCAACAACGGCTTCGGTTCCGACCGGCGATACCCGCCGTTCCCGCCGTCTGGCGGAAAGCCAGGCTGCTGCCGCTGCCGCCGGCGCCGCGCGGAAGCCTAAAGCAGACGCCACGGGCCAGATGCCGGCAGTTGAGGAGCCGGGTGCCCCGGCACCGGCCCCCGCAACCGCAGCAGGTCCGGCCAAGGGCACAGGCAGACGCAACACCAAGCTGCTGCTGGTGATCGGCGGCGTAGTCCTGGCCGCCGTCGTTGCCATCCTCCTGGTGGTCTTCGTCTTTAACGGCAAGGGCGAAGGGGTGGTCAGCGAAAACGTCAGCCCCGTGGACCTGGAAGCCGGCGCCTGCCTGCAGGACTGGGAGGACGTGAACTCCACTGCCGACGTCGTCACCTGCGAGACTCCGCACCACGCCCAGCTGGTGGCATCGGAGCGGTTCGAGGGCAGCGACGACTTCCCCGGCACAGCCGCCCTGGAAGACCGGGTCAACGAGGTGTGCGCCGCCGTGGACTACGCCGATAGCGCCTCGTCCTACCCGGATCTCAAGGTCGCCAAGTCCATCCCCACGGAGCAGACCTGGTCCAACGGAGACCGCCGGCTGGACTGCTTTGTATTCAGCCCCGAGGGCCAGGAACTGACGGAGTCCCTGATCCGGACCAACTAACCGGCAGCAACAAACAAACAAACGGCGTGCGGCGGGCTAATGCCCGCCGCACGCCGTTCGTTTGTTGCCGTTCGTTTCTACTTGCGCTGCCGGGTCCCGGTCAGCTGACTGCAGCCACCGTGAGTCCGGTTTCGGCCACCAGGCCGTCGCCGTCCAGCCCGTCCGGCGCACGGTCCACCAGCACGGTGTCCCCGTCGCTGATCTTCCCGGCCAGAATGCCGCGGGCCAGCTTGTCACCGATTTCCCGCTGCACCAGGCGCCGCAGCGGACGGGCACCGTAGGCCGGATCGTAGCCGGTCAGCGCCAGCCACTCGCGGGCGGCGTCGGTCACTTCCAGCACCAGCCGGCGCTCGTGGAGGCGTGCCGCGAGCGCCCGGACCTGGATGTCCACGATCTTCGTCAGGTCTTCCAAGCTCAGCGGATCAAACAGGATGACGTCGTCGAGGCGGTTGAGGAACTCCGGCTTGAAGTTCGCGTTGACCATGGCCATCACCGACTCGCGTTTCTGCTCGTCGTTCATGCCCGGGTCCACCAGGAACTGGGAGCCGATGTTCGAGGTGAGGATCAGGATCACGTTGCGGAAGTCCACTGTGCGGCCCTGGCCGTCCGTCAGCCGCCCGTCGTCGAGCACCTGGAGCAGGATGTCGAAGACGTCCGGGTGGGCCTTTTCCACCTCGTCCAGCAGGATCACGGAATAAGGCCGGCGCCGGACCGCTTCGGTCAGCTGTCCGCCTTCCTCGTAGCCCACGTAGCCGGGAGGGGCACCCACCAGCCGGGACACGGCGTGCTTCTCCGAGTACTCACTCATGTCGATGCGGACCATGGCCCGTTCGTCGTCGAACAGGAAGTCCGCCAGCGCCTTGGCCAGCTCGGTCTTGCCGACGCCGGTGGGGCCCAGGAACATAAACGAACCGGTGGGCCGGTCCGGGTCACTGACGCCGGCCCGTGAGCGGCGCACCGCGTCGGACACCGCAGCCACCGCCTTCGTCTGGCCGATCAGGCGGGAACCGATGGCCTCTTCCATGTCCAGCAGCTTCTGCGATTCGCCCTGCAGCATCCGCCCGGCAGGGATGCCGGTCCACGCGGACACCACTTCGGCAATGTCATCCGCAGTGACCTCTTCGGACACCATCAGCTCCTGGGCTTCCTCCCCGTTTTTGCTCGCCTCCGCCTGCTGGGCGGCGTCGAGTTCCTTCTGCCGTGCGGGGATCTCGCCGTAGAGGATGCGCGAGGCTTCCGTGAGGTCGCCGTCGCGCTGCGCCTTTTCGGCCAGGCTGCGCAGCTCGTCTATCTTTGCCTTGAGGTCACCAACCCGGTTCAGGCCGGCCTTTTCCGCTTCCCAGCGGGCATTGAGCGCTGCCAGCTGTTCCTTCCGGTTCGCCATGTCCTCGCGCAGTACGGCAAGGCGTTCCATGGAAGCCTCGTCCGTCTCATTGGCCAGGGCCAGTTCCTCCATGGTCAACCGGTCCACCGCGCGGCGCAGCTCGTCGATTTCCTCCGGAGCGGAGTCGATTTCCATGCGCAGCCGGGAGGCGGCCTCATCCACCAGGTCAATGGCCTTGTCCGGTAGCTGGCGGCCCGTGATGTAGCGGTTGGACAAGGTGGCGGCGGCAACCAGTGCCGAGTCCGCAATGGCCACCTTGTGATGCGCCTCGTAGCGCTCCTTCAAGCCGCGCAGGATACCGATGGTGTCCGGAACGCTGGGCTCGCCTACGTAAACCTGCTGGAAACGGCGTTCCAGTGCGGCGTCCTTTTCAATGTTTTCGCGGTACTCGTCCAGGGTGGTGGCGCCGATCAGGCGCAGCTCCCCGCGGGCCAGCATGGGTTTGAGCATGTTGCCGGCGTCCATGGACCCTTCGGCGGCGCCGGCCCCCACTACCGTGTGCAGCTCGTCGATGAAGGTGACAATCTGCCCTTCGGCATTGGAGATCTCTTCCAGCACGGCCTTGAATCGTTCTTCAAATTCGCCGCGGTACTTCGCCCCGGCCACCATGGAGCCCAGGTCCAGGGACAGCAGGGTCTTGCCGTTGAGGCTTTCCGGGACGTCGCCGGCAACCATGCGCTGGGCGAGGCCTTCGACGACGGCGGTTTTGCCCACCCCCGGCTCGCCTATCAGTACCGGATTGTTCTTGGTCCGGCGGCTGAGGACCTGGATCACGCGCCGAATTTCCGCGTCCCGGCCGATAACCGGATCCAGTTTTCCGGACCGTGCCATCTCGGTCAGGTCGGTACTGAACTTTTCCAGGGCCTGGAAGGTGTTCTCCGGATCGGCGTTGGTCACTTTACGGTCTCCTCGTACGGATGGAAGCACGGCAATCAGGGCGTCATGCCCTGCGTTGTTGTCCCGCAGCACCTTGCCCGCCGGGCCGCTGTCCAGTGACAGGCCCAGCAGCAGGTGTTCGGTGGATACAAAGGCATCTCCCAGCTGCTCCGCTTCGTGCTGGGCGGCACTGATGACCTGGAGCAGGGGCCGTGAGAACTGCGGCTGGGCCACGGAGGACCCTGAAGAGGATGGCAGCTGGTGAATGGCGTTGCTGGCCGCAGCACTCACCGTGTCGACATTCACGCCGGCGGCCTTGAGCAGGGCCACGGCCACACCCTGCCGCTGGTCCATCAGGGCTTTGAGCAGGTGGGACGGTTCGATCTGCGGGTTACCGGCAGTGTTGGCGTTCATGGCCGCAGCCGAGAGCGCCTCTTGGCTCTTGTTCGTGAATTTGGTGTCCACGGATGGCTCCTCAAAACCTCAGCAATATTCAGCCTCAGTGCTGGTCATATAACAAGGTTGAGTCTAGTTAGCTCAACTTTGAAAGTAAAGTTATCCACAGCACTCTTGGGGCGCCCGTCCCAAGGCGGCGCCGGCGTCTCCTACGGGGCGCGCTCCGCCTCAAACTCGTCGGCAGCCCGGCGCCAGCTCTCGTTCCGGGCGTCGAAAAGGTCCACCAGCTCTCCTTCGATCTTCAAATCCGGCATAAGTCCCGGCGGCTTTTGCGGGATGGTGCCGCCCAGGTACTCCTCCAGCATGTCCAGGAAGAACTCCCACCCCGCCCCGCCGGTCCAGATCCCGCCGCCGGGTGCCGCGGTGGTGGCAAACCCCTTGCGGACCGAGGCGTAAAGCAGTTCTATCCGGGTCTGACTGTCTTCGGCCGTCAGATGCAGCTCCAACTCGGCAGGGGCTGCCCCTTCCCGGATCCAGGACACGGTGAGCAGGCGGGGCGGATCACAGCGCAGGATGTCACCATGGGATCCGTCGGGCAGGCTGTAGTTTCCTCCCCTCCGCAAATCCCCCTCCGGCTGCGCCAGCCATTCAGCCACGCGGTCAGGCTCCGCCAGCGCGGACCACACCTCTCCGATGGGATGCCCGATGTCCCTGGCCATCACAACCATCAGTGCGTGGCCGGCCTGAATCTGCCGGCGGCCCAAGGACCGCTCCGTCCTTCTGAGAATCGTGTCCAAATCGGACATCCGCTCACTCCTCCGTAGAACAACCGGCACCCGATCCGGGTCCTTGCGCGGCTGTCGACGCCGCTCGGGCCGTCGGAAGGTGTCCAGTTGGAAGCGAGTTGTGTCGTTGGCCACAAGAGGGCCATTTCTCCAAAACGGTAGCAGGGAAAGCAGGCCCTGCACAGGCCGGAAAGGCTGCCCTGGCCCGGCATCCTGGGCTTGCACCTGCCATGTCCGTGTGAGCCGGGTCAAAGGAATCGAGGCACTGCGGGCATTTTGGTAGATTCGAAAATGCCTCCGGACAGCGCGTCGCGCTGCAGTCCCCCGGGTGCCCGCCCGCTCCGTTTGGCCTGCGGACGCCTAGGTGTACGCCGCGCCGCGGCCGCCTCCGCCATCCCGTGCTGCCGGAGCGCCTGAAGCTCCGTAGCAACCCAAGGATCGATCCTCAATGAGCAATCTCGCGGAAGCGGAGAAAGCGGACACCGCTGCTCCGCGGACCCGGGTTAATACAACGGTTTTCATCGGTTCGGCCGCCGGAATTCTCGCCATTGCCCTCTGGGCCATGCTGGCCTCCGGCAATGCCGATTCCGTTATCGGTTCCATGGTGGGCTGGGTTTCGGTCAACATGGGCTGGTACTACTTCCTGGTGGTCAGCCTCGTGGTGATTTTTGTCCTGGCCACGGCCCTGACCCGCGTCGGTAAGACGAAGCTCGGCCCTGACCATTCCAGGCCGCAGTTCAGCATGTTCACATGGGCCGCCATGCTGTTCGCCGCCGGCATCGGCATTGACCTGATGTTCTTCTCGGTCTCCGAGCCGGTCTCGCAGTATCTGGCCCCGCCCGCCGGCGATCCCGGCACTGCCGAAGCGGCACGCAATGCCCTGGTACTGACCCTGTTCCATTACGGCATAACAGGCTGGGCGCTGTATGCCCTGATGGGACTGGCCCTGGGCTACTTTGCCTACCGGCACAACCTGCCGCTGAGCATCCGCTCGGCCCTGTACCCGATTTTCGGCAGGAAGATCGAAGGTCCGCTTGGCCACAGCGTGGACATTGCCGCCCTGCTGGGGACCATCTTCGGCATTGCCACCTCTCTCGGCATCGGCGTGGTGCAGTTGAACTATGGACTGAACGTCATGTTCGGACTGCCCGAAAACCTGACGGTGCAGGTTTCCCTGATTGCCTTGTCCGTCATCATGGCCACCATTTCCACCGTCTCCGGTGTGGAGAAAGGCATCCGCCGGCTCTCCGAGCTCAATGTGGTCCTCGCCGTCGGGCTGATGCTTTTCGTCCTGGTCGCCGGCAACACCAACTTCCTGCTCGACGGCATTGTCCAGAACATCGGGGATGTCCTCAGCAACTTCCCCTCCATGACCATGGACACCATGGCCTATGACCGGCCGGATGCCTGGTTGAGTTCCTGGACCCTGTTCTTCTGGGCTTGGTGGATTGCCTGGGCACCGTTCGTCGGACTCTTCCTGGCCCGGATCTCCCGGGGCCGGACCATCCGCGAATTCGTCCTCGGCACCATGATCGTGCCGTTTGCCTTCATCCTGCTGTGGATATCCATCTTCGGGAACTCCGCGCTTGACCTGGTCATGACCGGCAACACAGCGTTCGGGGAGGTGGCAATGAACCAGCCCGAACGCGCCTTCTACGGACTGCTGGAACAGTACCCCTGGGCGCCGGCGACGGCGGCGATCGCCACCTTCACCGGCCTGCTGTTCTACGTGACCTCCGCAGACTCCGGCGCCCTGGTGATGGCCAATTTCACCTCCCACCTCAGCGATGCCGACTCCGACGGGCCGAAGTGGCTGCGGGTGTTCTGGTCAGTGGCCACCGGCCTGCTTACCCTCGCGATGCTGATGGTCGGCGGGGTGACCACGCTGCAGAACGCCACCATCATCATGGGGCTGCCGCTGTCCATCCTCCTGCTGTTCATCATGCTCGGGGTCTATAAGGCCCTGCGGGTAGAGAACACGCTGACCGACAGCTACCGGGCTTCCCTGCCGAGCATCATCGCAGGACGCGGCTTGGACGCGCGCGGCGGCCTCAGCTGGCGCCAGCGCCTCTCCCGCGTGATGACCTACCCGGGTCCGCGGCAGGCCGAACGCTTCCTGCAAACCGTCGCCCGGCCTGCCCTGCAGGAAGTCCATGACGAACTGAAGGCGCGGGGCGCCGACGTCGTACTGTGCGAAGGAGAGGTGGCTCCGTACGGCATCCACCATCTGGACCTGCAGGTGGGCATGGCGCAGGAGCGCGGCTTCAAATACCAGATCTACCCCGTGCGGTGCGATACCCCGTCCTATGCCCACAACGCGTCAGCGGAAACCAAGTATTTCCGGATGGAGGTTTTCTCCCTCGAGGGCAGCCACGGCTATGACCTCATGGGCTATAGCAAGGAACAGGTCATCACCGATGTTTTGGACCATTACGAGACCCATCTGGAGTTCCTGCACCTGAACCGCGAGGTGCCGGGCAACACCTCCATCGCCGAGGACCAGGTTCCCAAGGACAACTGGGAAACCGACTTCGCACAGCGGCGGGAATAACAACAGGCCTGCCACATCCGCAGGTTCGGGAGGGCAGGCAGGTACCCTGTCGGGATGGGGAAAAACCGCACACCCGTTTCCGTTCTCGCCGTCGCCGCTCTGGCCCTGAGCCTTGTCTCCTGTTCGGCGGACAAGCCGTCACCGGATGACGCCGCCGCTACCCTGGCCGAGGGCCTGGGCAACCTGGATGTGTCAGGATCTGCCTTTACGGCGGGAACTCCGGTCCAGATCAACAAGGAGCTTCAGACCCTGCTGGCCGACATGGGGCCCCTGCGGCCGGACGTCACCGTGGCCGGTGTCGACGAAGATCCCGATGACAAGGACACCGCGTCCGCCAAGCTTGGGTATGCCTGGGACGTGAACGGGGATTCGCGGCCGGACTGGAACTATGAAAGCACTGTCCGGCTCGAACGCGGCGAGGATGATCAGTGGCTGGTCCAGTGGGCGCCGTCGGTGCTGTTCGATTCCCTGGCCGACGGCGACCGGTTGGCCCGCGCGACCGTGCCGCCTCCCGCCCGCGGCGACATCCTGGACCGGAACGGGGCGCCGTTGATGACTTCCCGTCCGGTGCTGCGGATCGGCATCAACAAGCCCGACGTCCCGGAGGGGCAGGAGGCTTCCTCCGCCGCCGCGCTGGCCGCGCTGGTGGGACTGGACCCCGAGGCCTACACCGCGCAGGTGCAGGCGTCCGGCCCGGAAGCGTTCGTGGAGGCGCTGGTGCAGCGCGCCGAGGCGGACGGACCGGCCACGGTTCAGAGCGTTGAAGCCATCCCCGGCGCCGCGGCGCTGCCGGCGCAGCGCATCCTGGCGCCCACCCGGAGCTTCGCCCGGGCATTGCTCGGCACCGTAGGCGAGGCCACCGCCGAGGCGATCGCGGAGTCCGAGGGCCGGCTTTCCGCGGGCGACCTGACCGGCCTTTCAGGACTCCAGCAGCAGTACGACGAGCAACTGCGCGGCAGCGACGGAGTGAGCATCACTGTCGAAAGCGCGAGCGGAAGCAAGGGCGTTTTCGCCACGGACGCCCTTTCCGGCACCGATGTACAGACCACCCTCGATCCCCGCCTGCAGGAGCTGGCCGAGGCAGTCCTGGAAGGCGAGCCCTCGGCGTCGGCCCTGGTCGCCATCCAGCCTTCCACGGGCGATATCCTCACCGTGGCCAACGGGCCGGGCAGCGAAGGCCAGCAGACGGCCCTGCTGGGCCAGTATCCGCCCGGCTCCACGTTCAAGACTGCCTCTGCCCTGGCCATGCTGCGCAACGGCGTCACTCCGGAGTCCACGGTCCAGTGCCCGGCCGAACTCAACGTTGACGGGCGGAACTTCGCCAACGTCCCCGGCTACCCCGCCAACGCAACCGGAGACATCCCGCTGCGTACGGCATTCGCCAACTCGTGCAACACGGCCTTCCTGAACGCACGCGACACGGTTTCCCAGCAGGCCTTGGCGGATGCGGCAGCGGATCTGGGCATCGGTGTGGACGCGGCCATCGGCACGCCCGCGTTCCTGGGATCGGTTCCGGCGGAGGCCGAGGGCACCGCCCACGCAGCGTCGCTGATCGGGCAGGGCGAAGTCCTCGTTTCGCCGCTGGCCATGGCCGTGGCCGGAGCGTCCATCAGCAAGGGCGAGCGGGTGGCACCGGCGCTGGTCCGTCCCGTCGCGGGAACAGAGGGGACAGCCCCGGCCGCATCGGCGCCTGCCGACCCGTCGGCTGGGGCGAAGGCATCGGCTGCTCCGTCAGCAAGTGAATCGGCGGCCCCCGCCCCTGCTCCCAGTAAGCTCACCGCCGCGGAAGCTGCGTCCCTGCGGGAGATGATGCGCGCCGTCGTCGCCGAGGGCGGCGTACAGATGCTGCTGGACGTGCCGGGCGACCCTGTGCTGGCTAAGTCGGGGACCGCGGAGTTCGGCGGCGAGGACCCGCCCCAGACCCACGCCTGGGTACTGTCCATCCAGGGTGACCTGGCCGTCGCGGTGTTCGTGGAACAGGGCGAACGGGGTTCGACGTCGGGTGGCCCGCTGATGAAGCAGTTCCTGACCGGCGCCCGGGGCTAGTACTGCCCCGGCACCGCCCGGCCCGAATAGCCGGGCTGGCGGTAGGCGTTGCCGGTGTACGGGGTGATCTGCCAGGTGTCCGTAGGCACAATGACCTTGCCCAGCGGCATCAGGGAAATGGGCAGCATCTTCAGGTTCGCGATGCCCAGCGGGATGCCCACAATGCTCACGAACATGGGGATGGCGGTCATCACGTGGCCGATGGCGATCCAGATGCCGGCCAGCAGCAGCCAGATGATGTTACCCACCATGCTCAGCGGTCCGGTAAAGCCGCCCCGGTCCACCACCGTGCGGCCGAACGGCCACAGCGCGTAGTTGGCAATGCGGAAGGACGCGATGCCGAACGGAATGGTCACGATCAGCAGGCAGCAGATCACACCGGCCAGCGCATACCCCAGCGCCAGCCAAATACCGCCGAACAGGAGCCAGATGACGTTGAGGATTGCGCGCATTCATCCATTGTTCTCCACCGGCCCGGGTTTAGCCACGGCACCGGCTCCAGCCACGCCCGCAGTTCCTACTTAGCCCCGCTGCCCTTCCTGTCCTACACTGGCGCCATGCCGACTTCCGGGGAAACCGCCGCAGACCAGCTCACCTCCAGCCAGTGCTGGGACTACATCCGGAAAGCCCGGTTCGGCCGGCTGGCCGTAGTCGTAGAGGGCCACCCGGAGATTTTTCCGGTGAACTTCGCCGTGGACCACGGCACCGTTGTGTTCCGGACCGCCGCCGGCACCAAGCTGTCCGGGGCGCTTTCGGGCAGTTCGGTGGCGTTTGAGATTGACGGCTATGACGACAATCTTTCCTCCGCCTGGAGCGTGGTGCTCAAAGGCACCGCTTCCCTGCTGGAGGACAACGCCGAGCTGATAGCTTCGGAGGAGCTTCCCCTTTTCCCCTGGCAGGCGGGCATTAAGAACGCCTTTGTCCGAGTCGATCCGGAGGTCACCTCCGGGCGCCGGTTCCTGATTTCCAACGCCGCCCGGCGCAATGTGCTGCGCGGCATGGGGCTGTACACCGAATAGGTCTGCACGCAAACAAAAAGAGGTCCCGCATCCGGTGGATGCGGGACCTCTTTTCTCAGAACCCTTAGCGGGAGCGGCGCTCGTTGGAGGCCGGGGCGGTGGCGCGGCGGGGACCGGCGGCACGTGCCGGACGGCCCGATGCGCCGCCGGAACGCTGGCCGCTGCCGGCGCCTTCGGCACGCTGGCCGGTGGCGGGGCGGCGGTTGCGGCCTGCAGCGGTGGCAGCACCGGCGCTGGCGCGGCGTCCTTCGGTGGCACGGGCCGGACGCTGGGTGCGGCCGCCGTCACCGGCTGCAGCGCGGTCGTTGCGTTCGCTGCGTTCCGTACGCTCGGGACGTTCGGCGGAAACCCGCCCGCGTCCGCCGTTGCCGCCGCGTCCGCCGGCGCGGGGTGCACTGGTGGAACGGGCCGCGCGCTTGCGCTGGGCATTGGCGCCGGTGGAACGGCCGCCGCCCTGCTGCGGCGACTTGGCTGCCAGCTGCGCGGCACGGACATGCGGTTCCACAACAGCCGCGCGTTCGCCGACGAGCTTGGCGATGGACGGGGAGTTGTGGCTGACCTTCTCGATGGAAACGTCGACGCCGGCAGCCTTCATCAGCTTCGACACCTCGCTCTTCTGCTCCGGGAGGGTCAGCGTGACCACGGTTCCGCTGGATCCGGCGCGGGCCGTACGGCCTGAACGGTGCAGGTAGGCCTTGTGTTCCGTGGGCGGATCAATGTGGACTACGAGCTCCACGTCGTCCACGTGGACGCCGCGGGCGGCGACGTCGGTGGCCACCAGGACCCGGACATCGCCGGAAGCGAACTCCGCCAGGTTCCGGTCACGGGCATTCTGGGACAGGTTGCCGTGCAGGTCCACCGTGGGAATGCCGTTGTCCGTGAGGAACTGGGCCATCTTGCGGGCGTGGTGCTTGGTGCGCATGAACATGATTCGGCGGCCCTGGCCCCCGGCCAGTTCCTTGACCAGCAGCTTCTTGGCCGTTTGGTCCTGGACCAGCAGCACGTGGTGCTCCATGGTGGAGACCGCTGCCTGCGGCTCATCCACGGAGTGCGTCAGCGGATTGGACAGGTAACGGCGGACCAGCTTGTCCACACCGTTGTCCAGGGTGGCGGAGAACAGCATCCGCTGGCCCTTTTCCGGAGTGCGGTCCAGCAGGCGCTGGACCACCGGCAGGAAGCCAAGGTCGGCCATGTGGTCGGCCTCGTCCAGCACGGTGATCTC
This Arthrobacter sp. zg-Y20 DNA region includes the following protein-coding sequences:
- a CDS encoding DEAD/DEAH box helicase, which produces MTTFAALGVPKALVSSLAAAGIDEAFPIQVETLPDTLKGRDVLGRGRTGSGKTLAFSLPLVTRLAENEAAYRRRPNRPLGLVLAPTRELATQINNVIEPLAKELGLNTTVIYGGVSQQRQEKALKAGVDIVIACPGRLEDLMKQKVISLESVEITVLDEADHMADLGFLPVVQRLLDRTPEKGQRMLFSATLDNGVDKLVRRYLSNPLTHSVDEPQAAVSTMEHHVLLVQDQTAKKLLVKELAGGQGRRIMFMRTKHHARKMAQFLTDNGIPTVDLHGNLSQNARDRNLAEFASGDVRVLVATDVAARGVHVDDVELVVHIDPPTEHKAYLHRSGRTARAGSSGTVVTLTLPEQKSEVSKLMKAAGVDVSIEKVSHNSPSIAKLVGERAAVVEPHVRAAQLAAKSPQQGGGRSTGANAQRKRAARSTSAPRAGGRGGNGGRGRVSAERPERTERSERNDRAAAGDGGRTQRPARATEGRRASAGAATAAGRNRRPATGQRAEGAGSGQRSGGASGRPARAAGPRRATAPASNERRSR